One genomic segment of Rhizobium gallicum bv. gallicum R602sp includes these proteins:
- a CDS encoding glycosyltransferase family 2 protein, producing MATFTIIIPFYQREDGILRRALASVFAQSFQDFDVIVVDDQSPYPAENELEPLAEGQRSRIAVVKQANAGPGGARNTGLDNVPAATRFAAFLDSDDLWTPKHLQNAYDALQTFDADCYWASIHGGEEFDYHFSIADLEATEKAVRLCENPLLLEIPDIAGVMLKNWAFLHMSCMVIGRPLIDKVRFDAALRLAAEDVLFFCDCMLAARRVLLCVEAGALRGEGINIFHGVDNDSPQFLKQQFITWMALDRLESRFLKRPQEIETIKAYKIRARKQALWSQVRLVRRRRLPDFQMLARWAWRDPALFASALQIAGGKLSK from the coding sequence ATGGCGACCTTCACGATCATCATCCCTTTTTATCAGCGCGAGGACGGCATTCTGCGCCGCGCGTTGGCCTCTGTCTTTGCGCAAAGCTTTCAGGACTTCGATGTGATCGTCGTCGATGACCAGTCGCCTTATCCCGCCGAAAACGAGCTAGAGCCGCTTGCCGAAGGCCAGCGATCGCGGATTGCGGTCGTCAAACAGGCGAATGCGGGACCGGGCGGGGCGCGCAATACTGGCCTCGACAATGTTCCGGCGGCAACGCGCTTTGCAGCCTTCCTCGATTCAGACGACCTGTGGACGCCAAAACACCTGCAGAACGCCTATGATGCGCTGCAGACATTCGATGCCGACTGCTATTGGGCGTCGATCCACGGAGGTGAGGAATTCGACTATCATTTCAGCATCGCCGACCTAGAGGCCACTGAAAAGGCGGTGCGCCTTTGCGAGAACCCGCTGTTGCTCGAGATTCCCGACATTGCCGGCGTGATGCTCAAGAACTGGGCCTTTCTCCACATGTCGTGCATGGTCATCGGCCGGCCGCTGATCGACAAGGTCCGCTTCGACGCGGCACTGCGGCTGGCGGCGGAGGACGTGCTGTTCTTTTGCGATTGCATGCTTGCGGCGCGGCGCGTGCTTCTTTGCGTGGAGGCAGGCGCCTTGCGCGGAGAGGGTATCAACATCTTCCACGGCGTGGACAACGATTCACCGCAGTTTCTCAAGCAGCAGTTCATCACCTGGATGGCGCTCGACCGGCTTGAAAGCCGTTTTTTGAAGCGTCCGCAGGAGATCGAGACCATAAAGGCCTACAAAATCCGTGCGCGGAAGCAGGCGCTCTGGAGCCAGGTGCGGCTGGTGCGCCGGCGGCGCCTGCCGGACTTCCAGATGCTGGCCCGCTGGGCGTGGCGTGATCCGGCCCTGTTTGCAAGTGCTCTGCAGATCGCCGGCGGCAAGCTTTCGAAGTAG